One window from the genome of Marinobacter sp. LV10R510-11A encodes:
- a CDS encoding type II toxin-antitoxin system VapC family toxin produces MFLLDTNVVSELRKIRLGRADNNVVQWADSVDVVDLYLSAITVQELEMGVLLVERRDPPQGAVFRSWLESHVLPAFAGRILPVDTAVAQRCAVLHVPDPRPAMDSLIAATALVHGMTLVTRNVADFQLSGVTIINPWDAK; encoded by the coding sequence ATGTTTCTTCTTGATACCAACGTGGTTTCTGAACTGAGAAAAATCCGCCTTGGCCGAGCCGATAACAATGTGGTGCAGTGGGCTGATAGTGTGGATGTCGTAGATCTTTACTTGTCAGCCATCACTGTTCAGGAACTAGAGATGGGCGTGTTGTTGGTCGAGCGGCGTGACCCACCACAAGGCGCTGTTTTCCGGTCTTGGTTAGAGAGCCATGTTTTGCCAGCCTTTGCTGGACGTATCCTGCCAGTTGATACAGCCGTTGCGCAGCGTTGTGCGGTGCTCCATGTACCCGACCCACGCCCAGCAATGGATAGCCTGATTGCAGCAACCGCACTTGTTCACGGCATGACCCTGGTAACGCGAAACGTGGCTGATTTCCAGTTATCAGGCGTAACGATCATCAACCCGTGGGATGCTAAGTGA